One window of Ruegeria sp. SCSIO 43209 genomic DNA carries:
- a CDS encoding relaxase/mobilization nuclease domain-containing protein, translating into MLLSFPTDVTVDQVRDIAMDWTEHFFESGEYGDQWDYVLAVHDDRAHKHAHIILNNRGSKTAPGSPAGLRA; encoded by the coding sequence ATGCTGCTCTCGTTCCCGACCGACGTGACGGTCGACCAGGTGCGCGACATCGCGATGGACTGGACGGAGCATTTCTTCGAGAGCGGCGAATACGGCGACCAGTGGGACTATGTCCTCGCGGTCCATGACGACCGGGCACACAAGCACGCCCACATCATCCTGAACAATCGCGGGTCGAAAACGGCACCTGGTTCTCCTGCTGGGCTGAGGGCGTGA
- a CDS encoding helix-turn-helix domain-containing protein has product MLRRTRTRLRAIAASRASVHASFSWKRENALVPRPAKNLKLEERIEVARRFAAGESAKDLAAVFGISPRHVNRLAKEEAGEGLAVRDPSETVAFRASRSELDAFDAEWRARGFANRSQALNAVLRGRCGFLDVPRDLVAEFCAAWRQAKDVSDAGLVLAKAVHRGRLEVSEADRAVLIELLDLAQSMSREMGRMKDAAQALRRQEWPEKEEGQGTESAVLEGGPRAKGSGLRLVRESSGSELHRPSLPLGKPRTRTAISDNFLKNRNSRNG; this is encoded by the coding sequence ATGCTCCGCCGCACGCGAACGCGATTGCGAGCAATCGCTGCCTCGCGCGCGTCTGTGCATGCATCCTTTTCCTGGAAGCGGGAGAACGCCCTAGTGCCGAGGCCAGCGAAAAACCTGAAGCTTGAAGAGCGCATCGAAGTGGCGCGGCGTTTCGCGGCGGGCGAAAGCGCGAAGGACCTTGCGGCGGTGTTTGGCATCTCTCCGCGCCACGTGAACCGGCTCGCAAAAGAGGAGGCAGGCGAGGGGCTCGCGGTACGCGATCCAAGCGAGACGGTGGCGTTCCGGGCCAGCCGATCTGAGCTCGATGCCTTCGATGCGGAGTGGCGCGCGCGGGGTTTTGCCAACCGGTCGCAGGCGCTCAATGCGGTGCTGCGCGGGCGGTGCGGTTTCCTCGATGTACCCCGTGATCTGGTCGCGGAATTCTGCGCCGCGTGGCGTCAGGCGAAGGATGTGAGCGACGCCGGACTGGTGCTCGCCAAGGCGGTGCATCGCGGTCGGCTGGAGGTCTCGGAGGCCGACCGCGCGGTGCTGATCGAACTGCTCGATCTTGCGCAGTCCATGAGCCGCGAGATGGGCCGGATGAAGGATGCGGCGCAGGCGCTGCGTCGTCAGGAGTGGCCGGAAAAGGAAGAAGGGCAGGGAACGGAGAGCGCGGTTCTAGAGGGCGGACCGCGCGCGAAGGGGAGCGGTCTGAGGCTGGTGCGTGAGAGTTCCGGTTCAGAATTGCATCGCCCTTCGCTGCCTCTCGGCAAGCCTCGAACGCGAACGGCGATATCCGATAATTTTCTGAAGAACCGGAACTCTCGAAATGGCTGA
- a CDS encoding DUF736 family protein, with product MTTNCIKFTSADIETAKGVGSISTLTFDLDITVEPVASTNPMAPTHRVLGRSPRGKLVECGGIWKKQNKETGADYYTLTIRDHGFNANLGKAANQDDLSLQAVIPWGPKDAA from the coding sequence ATGACCACGAACTGCATCAAATTCACCAGCGCCGACATCGAAACCGCCAAGGGCGTCGGCTCCATCTCGACCCTGACCTTCGACCTCGACATCACGGTCGAACCCGTCGCGAGCACGAACCCGATGGCCCCCACGCACCGCGTCCTCGGCCGTTCCCCGCGCGGCAAGCTGGTCGAGTGTGGCGGCATCTGGAAGAAGCAGAACAAGGAGACCGGTGCCGATTACTACACGCTGACCATCCGCGACCACGGCTTCAACGCGAACCTCGGCAAGGCCGCGAACCAGGACGATCTGTCCCTGCAGGCCGTCATCCCCTGGGGGCCCAAAGACGCCGCCTAA
- a CDS encoding plasmid pRiA4b ORF-3 family protein, producing the protein MIELKIELVGIKPPIWRQILVPDDISLDILHSVVQGAMPWQDYHLHEFEIGEDRFEARDESDDSWDPNDGRKDEKRFTLGELVKKGSQFTYTYDFGDGWRHLVTVEKISKPTGRPDQDFPACVAGARACPPEDCGGPYSYEEFLDALTDKHHPEHRDTKQWAGAFEPEVFSVQQANAAVGAMFVWAKERHNRK; encoded by the coding sequence TTGATTGAGCTGAAAATCGAACTTGTTGGCATTAAGCCACCGATCTGGCGCCAGATCCTCGTACCTGATGACATCAGCTTGGACATCCTGCATTCCGTTGTCCAAGGCGCTATGCCTTGGCAAGACTATCATTTGCATGAGTTCGAGATTGGCGAAGACAGGTTCGAGGCCCGTGACGAAAGTGACGACAGCTGGGACCCAAACGATGGCCGGAAGGACGAAAAGAGGTTTACTCTTGGAGAGCTGGTCAAGAAAGGCAGCCAGTTCACATACACTTATGATTTCGGCGATGGGTGGAGACATCTCGTCACCGTTGAGAAGATTAGCAAACCAACCGGCAGACCAGATCAGGATTTTCCCGCCTGTGTTGCCGGAGCGCGCGCGTGCCCGCCAGAGGACTGTGGAGGGCCCTACTCTTACGAAGAGTTTCTCGACGCGCTGACCGACAAACACCACCCGGAACATCGTGATACAAAGCAATGGGCGGGCGCGTTCGAACCGGAAGTGTTCAGCGTGCAGCAAGCCAATGCTGCCGTCGGTGCGATGTTTGTATGGGCAAAAGAACGCCACAATCGAAAGTGA
- a CDS encoding type IV toxin-antitoxin system AbiEi family antitoxin domain-containing protein: MSGQEHEKLKSLLEAVPTGFLVDSAWLEHHGIGRRSSYAYVQRGWLERLGRGVFRRPAPGSATTNTLDWKTCLLSLQHIMHYPVHIGGATALGLQGYAHYLSLGDKSTVWLYGSKIPNWLEKLPLNAELRTRSVSLFSDPELGVNDARNNLNETASSLPWDWKLVMSSPERAIFEALDELPDQESFHNLDMVFESLTTLRPRTLSALLRSCKKIKVKRLFFVFADRHDHAWRKRLDPEEFDLGSGDRALVKGGKIHPRYRIMVPEEFVRKERGHGA, encoded by the coding sequence ATGAGCGGACAAGAACACGAAAAACTAAAGAGCCTTCTTGAGGCTGTCCCGACGGGGTTCCTCGTGGACTCCGCCTGGCTTGAGCACCACGGGATAGGCCGACGTTCATCCTACGCCTATGTCCAACGCGGCTGGCTAGAACGCCTTGGACGCGGAGTCTTCCGCCGCCCGGCACCAGGCAGCGCCACCACGAATACGCTCGATTGGAAGACCTGCCTGCTCTCGCTCCAGCACATCATGCACTACCCTGTCCATATCGGGGGCGCGACGGCATTGGGCCTGCAAGGCTATGCGCACTATCTCTCCCTCGGCGACAAAAGCACGGTTTGGCTCTACGGCTCAAAAATCCCCAACTGGCTCGAAAAACTGCCGCTCAACGCCGAACTCCGCACACGCAGCGTATCGCTGTTCTCCGATCCAGAGTTGGGTGTCAACGACGCGCGAAATAATCTCAACGAGACAGCATCGTCCCTGCCATGGGACTGGAAACTGGTGATGTCCTCGCCGGAACGCGCGATCTTTGAGGCGCTGGACGAGTTGCCGGATCAGGAGAGCTTTCACAACCTCGACATGGTGTTCGAAAGCCTGACGACGTTGCGCCCAAGAACCCTCTCGGCACTGCTCAGAAGTTGCAAGAAGATCAAGGTCAAACGCCTGTTCTTCGTGTTCGCCGACCGCCACGACCATGCCTGGCGCAAGCGACTCGATCCGGAAGAGTTCGACCTCGGCAGCGGGGATCGCGCATTGGTCAAAGGCGGCAAGATACATCCGCGCTACAGGATCATGGTGCCCGAAGAGTTTGTAAGAAAGGAACGTGGTCATGGCGCGTGA
- a CDS encoding nucleotidyl transferase AbiEii/AbiGii toxin family protein, which translates to MAREDYAAQVALLVRVLPYVAKEEIFALKGGTAINLFYRDLPRLSVDIDLTYLPVKDRAESLAEINDAMDRIAAAIEGGITGAKAQRIAGGGGGATRALARLGAAEIKIETSPVTRGVVHDPEQREVSEAVEQEFGYATMNIVAFEDLFGGKLHAALDRQHPRDLYDVKLLYENEGFTDALFRTFLIYVASSPRPPHELLNPNLIDLDQPYAREFEGMTKGAVDLAELVSTRDRLIGDIQSRLDESAKRFLRTLHEGDPDFDAIDRPQAAELPAVRWKLINVNKLKAENPEKHAVQGEELEKLLG; encoded by the coding sequence ATGGCGCGTGAAGACTATGCCGCCCAAGTGGCCCTGCTCGTGCGGGTACTTCCATATGTCGCGAAGGAGGAGATATTTGCGCTCAAGGGCGGGACAGCCATCAACCTCTTCTATCGCGACCTTCCGCGGCTCTCAGTCGATATCGATCTGACCTATCTGCCTGTCAAGGACCGCGCCGAAAGCCTCGCTGAGATCAACGACGCGATGGACCGGATTGCCGCTGCCATCGAAGGCGGCATCACCGGCGCCAAAGCGCAGCGCATTGCCGGCGGTGGCGGCGGCGCCACGCGTGCGCTCGCACGCCTCGGCGCAGCCGAAATCAAAATCGAAACCTCCCCCGTTACCCGGGGCGTCGTGCATGATCCGGAACAACGTGAAGTCTCCGAAGCCGTCGAGCAGGAGTTCGGATATGCGACGATGAACATCGTCGCTTTCGAAGATTTGTTCGGCGGTAAGCTACATGCGGCCCTCGATCGCCAGCACCCGCGAGACCTCTACGACGTCAAGCTCCTCTACGAGAATGAAGGGTTTACCGACGCGTTGTTCCGTACTTTTCTGATCTACGTTGCGAGTTCACCCCGCCCGCCGCACGAACTTCTGAACCCAAACCTGATCGATCTGGATCAGCCCTATGCCCGGGAATTCGAGGGCATGACGAAGGGAGCGGTCGACCTTGCGGAATTGGTCTCAACGCGCGACCGCCTGATCGGTGATATCCAATCCCGCTTGGATGAGAGCGCGAAGAGGTTTCTGAGAACCCTGCATGAAGGCGACCCCGACTTCGACGCGATCGACCGCCCTCAAGCGGCCGAGCTTCCGGCGGTCAGATGGAAGCTCATCAACGTGAACAAGCTGAAAGCAGAAAACCCGGAGAAGCACGCCGTCCAAGGGGAAGAGCTGGAGAAGCTCCTCGGCTGA
- a CDS encoding DUF6088 family protein translates to MQTTSQAIKAYAEALPEGATLSARELLHLGERAAVDQALSRLVRRGELLRVRRGLFALPVKTRFGSRAPSVQAVVEHIAKSTGERVSQSGASAANLLGISTQNPSRQVYWTSGPSRHLKLGAQSVELKHVPSWQLRAPNSRAGHAFRALAYFGKTEAAQALRRIKATLNEEEQRELLSLRAGAPTWMAKELSALASSQ, encoded by the coding sequence CCTGTCGGCGCGGGAGTTGTTGCACCTCGGAGAGCGTGCCGCGGTCGACCAGGCGCTGTCGCGTTTGGTTCGACGTGGGGAGCTTCTGCGTGTGAGACGCGGATTGTTTGCCTTGCCTGTGAAAACCCGCTTCGGCAGCCGGGCACCCTCGGTTCAGGCCGTGGTTGAGCACATTGCGAAATCAACCGGTGAGCGTGTGTCGCAAAGCGGGGCGTCGGCAGCGAACCTGCTCGGTATTTCGACACAGAATCCATCCCGTCAAGTCTATTGGACTTCCGGGCCGAGCCGTCATCTGAAACTCGGAGCGCAAAGCGTCGAGCTTAAACATGTGCCGAGCTGGCAGCTTCGTGCACCCAACAGTCGTGCCGGCCACGCTTTTCGGGCGCTTGCATATTTCGGCAAAACCGAAGCTGCGCAGGCTTTGAGGCGTATCAAGGCGACATTGAACGAAGAGGAGCAGCGCGAGCTTCTGAGCCTTCGTGCCGGTGCGCCAACCTGGATGGCCAAGGAACTTAGCGCGCTTGCGTCGTCGCAATGA